A part of Streptomyces sp. NBC_01497 genomic DNA contains:
- a CDS encoding carbohydrate ABC transporter permease, producing MTSAVTGGAGTPAPPVGTTRKSVTGTRKAVAVGFLLPALVLLGALVVYPIGYSLYRSFFDKSGHRFAGLDNYVTIFTDSSILKAVENNVIWVVVAPVVATALGLIFAVLTERVRWGTAFKLVVFMPMAISMLAAGIIFRLVYEQDPARGVANAVWVGVHDTFARSAGYPGAHPLPAHPLKAGPGGSFVTKQPVHAGTPVQLPLVGVPPAAMPSQAKPARAAAPQAGKITGTAWLDFTLGGGGKPNVIDPKERGLRGLTVQAVKGGKVVASATAAADGTFTLPPAADGAVLSLPAANFREPYNGVEWLGPRLVTPAIIGSYLWMWAGFAMVLIAAGLAGMPRELLEAARVDGANEWQVFRRVTVPLLTPVLGVVLITLMINVLKIFDLVYIIAPGSSQDDANVLALQLYRSSFGTDADLGVGSAIAILLLLLVIPVMLVNIRRMRRENRR from the coding sequence ATGACCTCCGCGGTCACGGGGGGCGCCGGAACACCGGCACCCCCCGTCGGGACAACGCGCAAGAGCGTGACAGGCACACGTAAAGCGGTGGCGGTGGGCTTCCTGCTGCCCGCACTCGTGCTGCTCGGCGCGCTCGTGGTCTACCCCATCGGGTACTCGCTCTACCGGTCGTTCTTCGACAAGTCCGGACACCGGTTCGCCGGTCTGGACAACTACGTCACGATCTTCACCGACAGCTCGATCCTCAAGGCCGTCGAGAACAACGTCATCTGGGTGGTCGTGGCGCCCGTCGTCGCCACCGCGCTCGGCCTGATCTTCGCCGTCCTCACCGAACGCGTCCGCTGGGGAACGGCGTTCAAGCTGGTCGTCTTCATGCCGATGGCGATCTCGATGCTCGCCGCCGGGATCATCTTCCGGCTGGTGTACGAGCAGGATCCGGCCCGCGGTGTGGCCAACGCGGTCTGGGTCGGCGTGCACGACACGTTCGCCCGGTCCGCCGGCTACCCGGGCGCGCACCCCTTGCCCGCCCATCCGCTGAAGGCGGGCCCAGGAGGCTCGTTCGTCACCAAGCAGCCCGTGCACGCCGGGACACCCGTACAGCTGCCGCTGGTCGGGGTGCCACCCGCCGCGATGCCGTCACAGGCGAAGCCCGCGCGGGCCGCCGCCCCCCAGGCCGGGAAGATCACCGGCACCGCCTGGCTGGACTTCACCCTCGGCGGCGGCGGGAAGCCCAACGTGATCGACCCGAAGGAACGCGGCCTGAGGGGCCTCACCGTCCAGGCGGTCAAGGGCGGCAAGGTCGTCGCGTCCGCCACAGCCGCGGCGGACGGCACGTTCACCCTGCCCCCGGCGGCGGACGGCGCCGTACTGTCGCTGCCCGCCGCGAACTTCAGGGAGCCGTACAACGGGGTGGAATGGCTGGGCCCGCGCCTGGTGACCCCGGCCATCATCGGCAGCTACCTGTGGATGTGGGCCGGCTTCGCGATGGTCCTGATCGCCGCCGGACTCGCGGGGATGCCCCGGGAGTTGCTGGAGGCGGCGCGCGTCGACGGCGCCAACGAGTGGCAGGTGTTCCGGCGGGTCACGGTGCCGCTGCTGACACCGGTCCTCGGGGTCGTCCTCATCACCCTGATGATCAACGTGCTGAAGATCTTCGACCTCGTGTACATCATCGCGCCCGGTTCGTCGCAGGACGACGCCAACGTGCTGGCACTCCAGCTCTACCGGTCGTCGTTCGGCACGGACGCGGACCTGGGCGTGGGCAGCGCGATCGCGATCCTGCTGCTCCTGCTGGTGATCCCGGTGATGCTCGTCAACATCCGCCGCATGCGCAGGGAGAACCGCCGATGA